A single region of the Ascaphus truei isolate aAscTru1 chromosome 6, aAscTru1.hap1, whole genome shotgun sequence genome encodes:
- the NFYC gene encoding nuclear transcription factor Y subunit gamma, with the protein MSTDGGFGAGNSDAQQSLQSFWPRIMDEIRNLTVKDFRVQELPLARIKKIMKLDEDVKMISAEAPVLFAKAAQIFITELTLRAWIHTEDNKRRTLQRNDIAMAITKFDQFDFLIDIVPRDELKPPKRQEEVRQAVTPAEPVQYYFTLAQQPTQVQVQGQQGGQQTTSTTLQPGQIIIAQPQQGQNTPVTMQVGEGQQLQIVQAQPQGQNQQGQIGTGQTMQVMQQIITNTGEIQQIPVQLNTGQLQYIRLAQPMSGAQVVQGQIQTLSANAQQIGQADIQQGQQFSQFTDGQQLYQIQQVTMPAGQDLSQPLFIQSSGQAVDGSSTQVTTD; encoded by the exons ATGTCTACAGATGGAGGGTTTGGTGCGGGCAACAGCGATGCTCAGCAAAGCTTACAGTCCTTCTGGCCACGGATCATGGACGAAATCCGCAATTTAACAGTG aaAGACTTTAGAGTGCAGGAACTGCCTCTGGCACGCATCAAGAAAATCATGAAACTGGATGAAGATGTAAAG ATGATCAGTGCTGAAGCCCCAGTTCTGTTTGCCAAAGCTGCTCAGATTTTTATAACCGAGTTGACTCTACGTGCCTGGATTCACACAGAGGACAATAAAAGGAGGACTCTGCAG AGAAATGACATCGCTATGGCAATCACAAAGTTTGACCAGTTTGACTTCCTCATTGACATCGTTCCCAGGGACGAACTAAAACCTCCGAAACGCCAG GAGGAGGTGCGGCAGGCAGTGACCCCAGCAGAACCTGTCCAATATTACTTCACTCTGGCGCAGCAGCCGACGCAGGTACAGGTGCAGGGACAGCAGGGCGGACAGCAGACCACGTCCACCACCCTCCAGCCCGGCCAGATCATCATCGCTCAGCCACAGCAAGGCCAG AACACGCCAGTCACCATGCAGGTGGGAGAGGGTCAGCAGTTGCAGATCGTCCAGGCGCAGCCTCAAGGGCAGAACCAACAGGGACAGATCGGCACAGGGCAAACCATGCAAGTAATGCAGCAAATCATCACCAACACAGGAGAGATTCAGCAGATCCCG GTGCAGCTTAACACTGGCCAGCTGCAGTATATACGCCTAGCCCAGCCGATGTCGGGAGCTCAGGTTGTGCAGGGTCAGATCCAGACACTGTCGGCCAATGCACAGCAG ATCGGGCAGGCAGACATCCAGCAGGGACAGCAGTTCAGCCAGTTCACTGATGGACAG CAACTGTACCAGATTCAGCAAGTCACCATGCCTGCTGGACAGGACCTCTCGCAGCCCCTGTTCATCCAGTCCAGCggtcaggcagtggatgggtcATCGACGCAGGTCACTACAGACTGA